A genomic stretch from Acidimicrobiia bacterium includes:
- a CDS encoding aminodeoxychorismate/anthranilate synthase component II, which produces MRCLVVDNYDSFTYNLVQYLGELGADPIVIRSDEMTPEQARQFKADRLVISPGPGRPEQAGYSIDFIKTLGREMPTLGVCLGHQAIVVAFGGQVDLAPEPKHGKTSQIRHDGEAVFFGLSQPFTATRYHSLAVCEMPDELMATAWSIEDEVIQGIRHVELPIYGVQFHPESILTTEGKALLQNFLAG; this is translated from the coding sequence ATGCGATGCCTTGTTGTCGATAACTACGACTCGTTCACCTACAACCTCGTCCAGTATCTCGGAGAGTTGGGTGCCGATCCGATCGTAATCCGCTCGGATGAGATGACGCCCGAACAGGCCCGCCAGTTCAAGGCGGATCGTCTCGTGATCTCCCCCGGCCCTGGACGCCCCGAACAAGCCGGCTATTCGATCGACTTCATCAAGACGCTGGGACGCGAGATGCCGACGCTCGGGGTCTGTCTCGGCCATCAGGCCATCGTGGTGGCCTTCGGTGGTCAGGTTGACCTGGCGCCTGAACCGAAACACGGGAAGACCTCTCAGATTCGCCACGACGGCGAAGCGGTGTTTTTCGGCCTGTCGCAACCGTTCACGGCCACCCGGTATCACTCGCTGGCCGTTTGTGAAATGCCAGACGAGTTGATGGCGACCGCCTGGAGCATCGAAGACGAAGTCATCCAGGGCATCCGCCACGTCGAGTTGCCGATTTATGGGGTGCAGTTCCATCCTGAGTCGATTCTCACGACGGAGGGCAAGGCGCTTTTGCAGAACTTTTTGGCGGGCTAG
- a CDS encoding cell division protein CrgA, translating into MPKSKGRKKAVVHQIPRAKELEVESPKWYVISMTGLMVVGVLAVLAYYIFSLSPWSLRGGLLAIAIGFIMTVNWH; encoded by the coding sequence ATGCCGAAATCAAAAGGTCGTAAAAAAGCTGTCGTCCATCAGATTCCCCGCGCCAAGGAACTCGAGGTCGAATCACCGAAGTGGTATGTCATATCCATGACCGGCCTGATGGTGGTCGGCGTACTGGCGGTTCTGGCCTACTACATCTTCAGCCTGAGCCCGTGGTCGCTGCGTGGCGGTCTTCTCGCCATAGCCATCGGGTTCATCATGACGGTCAACTGGCACTAG